One genomic segment of Impatiens glandulifera chromosome 6, dImpGla2.1, whole genome shotgun sequence includes these proteins:
- the LOC124941846 gene encoding myosin-12 isoform X3 has translation MGTPVNIIVGSHVWTEDPEDAWIDGEVLEIKGNKATIVTTAGKTIVAEISSIHPKDTEAPPAGVDDMTKLAYLNEPGVLCNLASRFALNEIYTYTGNILIAVNPFRRLPHLYDIHMMEQYKGAAFGELSPHLFAIADACFRAMINEHGNQSILVSGESGAGKTETTKMLMRYLAFMGGRSGTEGRTVEQQVLESNPVLEAFGNAKTVKNNNSSRFGKFVEIQFDKQGKISGAAVRTYLLERSRVCQVSDPERNYHCFYMLCSAPPEDVKRFKVGDPRSFRYLNQTNCYEVANVDDAREYLETRNAMDIVGINQEEQDAIFRVVAAILHLGNVDFVKGEENDSSKLKDEKAMFHLKTTAELLMCNLKVLEDSLCKRVIATPDGNITKPLDPASAATSRDGLAKTVYSRLFDWIVDKINNSIGQDANAKSIIGVLDIYGFESFKVNSFEQLCINLTNEKLQQHFNQHVFKMEQEEYTREEINWSYVEFVDNQDVLDLIEKKPGGIVALLDEACMFPKSNHETFSQKMYQTYKGHKRFSKPKLSRTDFTINHYAGDVTYQSDQFLDKNKDYVVAEHQALLNASTCTFVANLFPPSQEETSKQSKFSSIGTRFKQQLQSLMETLSTTEPHYIRCVKPNTVLKPGIFENYNVLNQLRCGGVLEAIRISCAGYPTKRTFDEFIDRFGMLVPDVLDGTDEKSACMAICDRMGLKGYQIGKTKVFLRAGQMAELDARRTEVLAKAARLIQRQIRTYLTRKEFITIRKAAINMQKLARAQLARKLYEYMRREAASICVQKQARAHAVRKSYTNIQASAIVIQTGLRAMAAKNEFRHRQRNKASTKIQTQWRGNHALSAYKQQKKATLILQCLWRSKVARRELRKLKMAARETGALQEAKDKLEKRVEELTWRVDFEKHLRIDLEEAKGQEIAKLQSALNERQAQLDEAHAAIIHEKEAARIAIEQAPPVIKEVPVVDNSKLEELTLQNSEKEDEIKELKRRVEEFEQKYLEVENENKTRLKEAEDSAARLSQLQETIERLELNLSNLESENQVLRQQVLAAPSNEDISEDLTILKNKISELESENKLLHSQKIVIEPVSVLEKMQQQAKCVENGHSTLEEPHEPTKTIQERTKCVENGHSTLEEPHEPTKTIQERTKESEPKALPLSKQRSLTDRQQENHDALIKCLMEDKQFDQGRSVAACAVYKALLQWRSFEAEKTTIFDRIIHTIRSSMESEDNIKDQAYWLSTSTTLLAFIQGTIKASTVNSSSQRNRTSPTTLFARMAQGLRSSSSMGISSGYSGMEGKPNARSRIEAKYPALLFKQHLTACVEKIYGMIRDNLKREITPFLNLCIQAPRTTRARSIRGSSKTIHSNILAKQQASSIHWQSIVNNLDNMLNILSQNHVPSIVIRKMFAQVFSFINVQLFNSLLLRRECCSFSNGEYVKAGLQELDQWCTKATEELAGSSWNELQHLRQAVGFLILHQKTQKSLEDITNDLCPILSIPQIYRIGTMFWDDKYGSHGLSSEVIGKLRALTAEDSINVPNNSFLLDVDSSVPFSMEEIYRSFISINITNVEPPILLRQKSDFHFLLQTTD, from the exons ATG GGAACACCAGTAAACATCATAGTTGGGTCACATGTTTGGACTGAAGACCCTGAAGATGCTTGGATCGATGGAGAGGTTCTTGAGATCAAAGGCAATAAGGCCACAATAGTTACCACAGCTGGGAAAACT ATAGTTGCAGAGATTTCAAGCATTCACCCAAAAGATACAGAAGCACCGCCAGCAGGGGTCGATGACATGACAAAGTTAGCATATCTAAATGAACCAGGAGTCCTTTGTAATCTTGCTTCGCGGTTTGCTCTCAATGAGATTTAC ACATATACCGGGAATATTCTAATAGCAGTCAATCCATTCCGGAGACTACCACACTTGTATGACATCCACATGATGGAGCAATACAAAGGAGCTGCTTTTGGGGAGCTAAGTCCACATCTTTTTGCAATTGCAGATGCCTGTTTCAG GGCAATGATTAACGAACATGGAAACCAATCCATCTTGGTAAGTGGAGAAAGTGGAGCCGGAAAAACAGAGACAACAAAAATGCTTATGAGATACCTTGCTTTCATGGGTGGCCGATCTGGCACTGAAGGAAGAACTGTTGAGCAACAGGTCTTGGAG tcCAATCCTGTATTGGAAGCATTTGGAAATGCTAAGACTGTGAAAAACAACAATTCCAG TCGGTTTGGTAAATTTGTAGAGATACAATTCGATAAGCAAGGAAAGATATCTGGAGCGGCAGTCAGAACTTATCTCCTTGAAAGATCGAGGGTTTGCCAAGTCTCAGATCCTGAGAGGAACTACCATTGTTTCTACATGCTTTGCTCAGCTCCTCCAGAA GATGTCAAGAGATTTAAAGTGGGAGATCCAAGAAGTTTCCGCTACCTGAACCAAACTAATTGCTATGAAGTTGCCAATGTAGATGATGCAAGGGAGTATTTGGAAACCAGAAATGCTATGGACATTGTAGGGATCAATCAGGAAGAACAG GATGCTATATTCCGAGTAGTGGCTGCAATACTTCATCTAGGAAATGTAGACTTTGTTAAAGGAGAAGAGAATGATTCTTCAAAGTTGAAAGATGAGAAAGCTATGTTCCATCTTAAAACAACTGCAGAGTTACTCAT GTGCAATTTGAAAGTTCTTGAAGACTCTCTGTGTAAGCGTGTGATAGCAACTCCTGATGGAAACATTACAAAACCGTTAGACCCAGCCTCAGCTGCCACAAGTCGTGATGGCTTGGCAAAGACAGTATACTCTCGACTTTTTGATTG GATTGTGGACAAGATAAACAATTCCATTGGTCAGGATGCAAATGCAAAAAGCATAATTGGAGTCCTTGATATCTATGGTTTTGAGAGCTTCAAGGTCAATAG TTTTGAGCAATTATGCATCAATCTAACAAATGAGAAACTGCAACAGCATTTCAATCAG CATGTATTCAAGATGGAGCAAGAGGAGTACACAAGAGAAGAAATCAATTGGAGTTATGTAGAATTTGTTGATAACCAAGATGTTTTGGACCTTATTGAGAAg AAACCTGGGGGTATAGTAGCTCTTCTTGATGAGGCTTG TATGTTTCCTAAATCAAATCATGAGACATTTTCACAAAAGATGTACCAGACTTATAAGGGACACAAACGCTTTAGCAAGCCAAAACTCTCCCGAACAGATTTCACAATTAACCACTATGCTGGAGAT GTTACATACCAATCTGATCAGTTCCTAGACAAGAATAAGGATTATGTTGTAGCAGAACATCAAGCTTTATTGAATGCCTCGACATGCACATTCGTTGCAAATCTCTTTCCTCCATCCCAGGAGGAAACATCAAAACAATCTAAGTTCTCTTCCATTGGAACCCGATTCAAG CAACAACTGCAATCTCTAATGGAAACGCTCAGCACAACAGAACCACATTACATCAGGTGTGTGAAGCCCAACACAGTACTGAAACCTGGAATTTTTGAGAACTACAATGTTCTGAATCAGTTGAGATGTGGG GGTGTATTAGAAGCAATCAGGATAAGTTGTGCAGGATATCCAACCAAAAGAACATTTGACGAGTTCATTGACCGTTTTGGAATGTTAGTTCCAGATGTTTTAGATGG AACTGATGAGAAATCAGCATGCATGGCCATCTGTGATAGGATGGGATTAAAGGGATATCAG ATTGGGAAAACCAAAGTATTTCTTAGAGCTGGACAGATGGCTGAGCTGGATGCTCGCAGAACTGAAGTGTTAGCTAAAGCAGCGAGACTTATCCAAAGACAAATCCGTACCTATCTCACAAGAAAAGAGTTTATCACCATACGAAAAGCTGCCATAAATATGCAAAAGCTTGCAAGAG CACAACTTGCACGAAAGTTATACGAGTATATGAGAAGGGAAGCTGCTTCAATATGTGTCCAGAAGCAAGCACGAGCTCATGCAGTAAGGAAATCTTATACAAATATACAGGCATCAGCAATAGTTATTCAAACTGGACTGCGAGCTATGGCAGCTAAGAATGAATTCAGGCACAGACAACGAAACAAGGCTTCCACCAAAATTCAG ACACAATGGAGAGGAAACCATGCACTTTCTGCCTATAAGCAACAGAAGAAAGCGACACTTATACTACAATGTCTCTGGAGATCAAAGGTTGCAAGAAGGGAACTTAGAAAGCTGAAAATG GCTGCAAGAGAAACTGGGGCACTGCAAGAAGCAAAGGACAAGTTGGAGAAGCGTGTTGAAGAGCTCACATGGAGAGTAGATTTTGAGAAACACTTGAGA ATCGATCTTGAAGAAGCAAAAGGACAAGAAATTGCAAAATTGCAGAGTGCTTTGAATGAAAGGCAAGCACAGCTAGATGAAGCTCATGCAGCAATTATCCATGAGAAGGAAGCAGCAAGAATAGCTATTGAACAGGCCCCACCTGTCATAAAAGAAGTACCAGTTGTAGACAATAGCAAGCTGGAGGAATTGACTCTCCAGAACAGTGAAAAGGAG GATGAAATAAAAGAACTCAAGAGGAGGGTTGAGGAGTTTGAGCAAAAATATTTAGAAgttgagaatgaaaacaaaacaaGACTAAAGGAAGCCGAAGATTCAGCAGCAAGGCTGTCGCAACTTCAAGAGACCATCGAGAG ATTGGAACTAAACTTGTCAAACCTTGAGTCTGAGAACCAAGTTCTGAGGCAGCAAGTTTTGGCTGCACCCTCAAATGAAGACATTTCTGAAGATCTCACTAT cctcaaaaataaaatcagcGAATTGGAGTCAGAAAATAAGTTGCTTCACAGCCAGAAGATTGTCATAGAGCCTGTTTCTGTTTTGGAAAAGATGCAGCAACAAGCTAAg TGCGTTGAGAATGGACATTCAACTTTGGAGGAACCACATGAACCAACTAAAACAATACAAGAAAGAACAAAG TGCGTTGAGAATGGACATTCAACTTTGGAGGAACCACATGAACCAACTAAAACAATACAAGAAAGAACAAAG GAATCGGAGCCAAAAGCACTACCGCTAAGTAAACAAAGATCCCTGACAGACAGGCAGCAG GAGAACCATGATGCACTAATCAAATGCCTCATGGAGGACAAGCAGTTTGACCAAGGAAGATCTGTTGCAGCCTGCGCAGTTTACAAGGCATTGCTTCAATGGAGATCATTTGAAGCTGAGAAGACAACAATATTTGATAGGATTATTCACACAATACGATCATCCATGGAG AGTGAGGATAACATTAAGGATCAGGCATACTGGTTGTCAACATCTACTACTCTTTTAGCTTTTATACAAGGCACTATCAAGGCAAGCACAGTGAATTCAAGTTCACAACGAAATCGAACATCACCCACTACCTTGTTTGCTAGAATGGCACAG GGTCTCCGATCATCCTCAAGCATGGGGATCTCAAGCGGGTACAGTGGGATGGAGGGTAAGCCAAATGCACGATCAAGAATTGAAGCCAAATACCCAGCTTTACTCTTCAAGCAACACCTTACAGCGTGTGTTGAGAAGATATATGGCATGATTAGGGATAACTTGAAAAGAGAGATTACTCCATTCTTAAACCTATGCATTCAG GCACCAAGAACCACAAGGGCCAGATCAATTAGGGGATCATCTAAAACCATCCATTCAAACATACTGGCAAAGCAGCAGGCATCAAGCATACACTGGCAAAGTATTGTTAACAACTTGGACAATATGCTAAATATTCTTTcacaaaaccat GTTCCTTCTATAGTTATAAGGAAGATGTTTGCCCAAGTCTTTTCATTCATAAATGTCCAGCTTTTTAATAG TCTATTGCTTCGCCGAGAGTGCTGTTCATTCAGCAACGGAGAGTACGTGAAGGCTGGCTTGCAAGAACTTGACCAATGGTGCACTAAAGCTACAGAAGAG CTTGCTGGATCGTCATGGAACGAACTTCAACATTTACGACAAGCTGTTGGATTTCTG ATATTGCACCAAAAGACTCAAAAATCACTGGAAGATATAACAAATGACCTTTGTCCG ATCTTGAGCATTCCTCAAATCTATCGCATTGGAACAATGTTTTGGGATGACAAATATGGAAGTCATGGACTATCATCTGAG GTCATTGGCAAACTGAGAGCACTAACGGCGGAAGATTCAATCAACGTTCCTAACAACAGTTTCTTACTAGACGTGGATTCAAG CGTACCGTTTTCCATGGAAGAAATATACAGATCCTTCATCAGCATCAATATTACAAACGTCGAACCACCGATTCTTCTCCGGCAGAAATCCGACTtccattttcttcttcaaacAACAGATTGA
- the LOC124941846 gene encoding myosin-12 isoform X1, which produces MGTPVNIIVGSHVWTEDPEDAWIDGEVLEIKGNKATIVTTAGKTIVAEISSIHPKDTEAPPAGVDDMTKLAYLNEPGVLCNLASRFALNEIYTYTGNILIAVNPFRRLPHLYDIHMMEQYKGAAFGELSPHLFAIADACFRAMINEHGNQSILVSGESGAGKTETTKMLMRYLAFMGGRSGTEGRTVEQQVLESNPVLEAFGNAKTVKNNNSSRFGKFVEIQFDKQGKISGAAVRTYLLERSRVCQVSDPERNYHCFYMLCSAPPEDVKRFKVGDPRSFRYLNQTNCYEVANVDDAREYLETRNAMDIVGINQEEQDAIFRVVAAILHLGNVDFVKGEENDSSKLKDEKAMFHLKTTAELLMCNLKVLEDSLCKRVIATPDGNITKPLDPASAATSRDGLAKTVYSRLFDWIVDKINNSIGQDANAKSIIGVLDIYGFESFKVNSFEQLCINLTNEKLQQHFNQHVFKMEQEEYTREEINWSYVEFVDNQDVLDLIEKKPGGIVALLDEACMFPKSNHETFSQKMYQTYKGHKRFSKPKLSRTDFTINHYAGDVTYQSDQFLDKNKDYVVAEHQALLNASTCTFVANLFPPSQEETSKQSKFSSIGTRFKQQLQSLMETLSTTEPHYIRCVKPNTVLKPGIFENYNVLNQLRCGGVLEAIRISCAGYPTKRTFDEFIDRFGMLVPDVLDGTDEKSACMAICDRMGLKGYQIGKTKVFLRAGQMAELDARRTEVLAKAARLIQRQIRTYLTRKEFITIRKAAINMQKLARAQLARKLYEYMRREAASICVQKQARAHAVRKSYTNIQASAIVIQTGLRAMAAKNEFRHRQRNKASTKIQTQWRGNHALSAYKQQKKATLILQCLWRSKVARRELRKLKMAARETGALQEAKDKLEKRVEELTWRVDFEKHLRIDLEEAKGQEIAKLQSALNERQAQLDEAHAAIIHEKEAARIAIEQAPPVIKEVPVVDNSKLEELTLQNSEKEDEIKELKRRVEEFEQKYLEVENENKTRLKEAEDSAARLSQLQETIERLELNLSNLESENQVLRQQVLAAPSNEDISEDLTILKNKISELESENKLLHSQKIVIEPVSVLEKMQQQAKCVENGHSTLEEPHEPTKTIQERTKCVENGHSTLEEPHEPTKTIQERTKCVENGHSTLEELHEPTKTIQERTKESEPKALPLSKQRSLTDRQQENHDALIKCLMEDKQFDQGRSVAACAVYKALLQWRSFEAEKTTIFDRIIHTIRSSMESEDNIKDQAYWLSTSTTLLAFIQGTIKASTVNSSSQRNRTSPTTLFARMAQGLRSSSSMGISSGYSGMEGKPNARSRIEAKYPALLFKQHLTACVEKIYGMIRDNLKREITPFLNLCIQAPRTTRARSIRGSSKTIHSNILAKQQASSIHWQSIVNNLDNMLNILSQNHVPSIVIRKMFAQVFSFINVQLFNSLLLRRECCSFSNGEYVKAGLQELDQWCTKATEELAGSSWNELQHLRQAVGFLILHQKTQKSLEDITNDLCPILSIPQIYRIGTMFWDDKYGSHGLSSEVIGKLRALTAEDSINVPNNSFLLDVDSSVPFSMEEIYRSFISINITNVEPPILLRQKSDFHFLLQTTD; this is translated from the exons ATG GGAACACCAGTAAACATCATAGTTGGGTCACATGTTTGGACTGAAGACCCTGAAGATGCTTGGATCGATGGAGAGGTTCTTGAGATCAAAGGCAATAAGGCCACAATAGTTACCACAGCTGGGAAAACT ATAGTTGCAGAGATTTCAAGCATTCACCCAAAAGATACAGAAGCACCGCCAGCAGGGGTCGATGACATGACAAAGTTAGCATATCTAAATGAACCAGGAGTCCTTTGTAATCTTGCTTCGCGGTTTGCTCTCAATGAGATTTAC ACATATACCGGGAATATTCTAATAGCAGTCAATCCATTCCGGAGACTACCACACTTGTATGACATCCACATGATGGAGCAATACAAAGGAGCTGCTTTTGGGGAGCTAAGTCCACATCTTTTTGCAATTGCAGATGCCTGTTTCAG GGCAATGATTAACGAACATGGAAACCAATCCATCTTGGTAAGTGGAGAAAGTGGAGCCGGAAAAACAGAGACAACAAAAATGCTTATGAGATACCTTGCTTTCATGGGTGGCCGATCTGGCACTGAAGGAAGAACTGTTGAGCAACAGGTCTTGGAG tcCAATCCTGTATTGGAAGCATTTGGAAATGCTAAGACTGTGAAAAACAACAATTCCAG TCGGTTTGGTAAATTTGTAGAGATACAATTCGATAAGCAAGGAAAGATATCTGGAGCGGCAGTCAGAACTTATCTCCTTGAAAGATCGAGGGTTTGCCAAGTCTCAGATCCTGAGAGGAACTACCATTGTTTCTACATGCTTTGCTCAGCTCCTCCAGAA GATGTCAAGAGATTTAAAGTGGGAGATCCAAGAAGTTTCCGCTACCTGAACCAAACTAATTGCTATGAAGTTGCCAATGTAGATGATGCAAGGGAGTATTTGGAAACCAGAAATGCTATGGACATTGTAGGGATCAATCAGGAAGAACAG GATGCTATATTCCGAGTAGTGGCTGCAATACTTCATCTAGGAAATGTAGACTTTGTTAAAGGAGAAGAGAATGATTCTTCAAAGTTGAAAGATGAGAAAGCTATGTTCCATCTTAAAACAACTGCAGAGTTACTCAT GTGCAATTTGAAAGTTCTTGAAGACTCTCTGTGTAAGCGTGTGATAGCAACTCCTGATGGAAACATTACAAAACCGTTAGACCCAGCCTCAGCTGCCACAAGTCGTGATGGCTTGGCAAAGACAGTATACTCTCGACTTTTTGATTG GATTGTGGACAAGATAAACAATTCCATTGGTCAGGATGCAAATGCAAAAAGCATAATTGGAGTCCTTGATATCTATGGTTTTGAGAGCTTCAAGGTCAATAG TTTTGAGCAATTATGCATCAATCTAACAAATGAGAAACTGCAACAGCATTTCAATCAG CATGTATTCAAGATGGAGCAAGAGGAGTACACAAGAGAAGAAATCAATTGGAGTTATGTAGAATTTGTTGATAACCAAGATGTTTTGGACCTTATTGAGAAg AAACCTGGGGGTATAGTAGCTCTTCTTGATGAGGCTTG TATGTTTCCTAAATCAAATCATGAGACATTTTCACAAAAGATGTACCAGACTTATAAGGGACACAAACGCTTTAGCAAGCCAAAACTCTCCCGAACAGATTTCACAATTAACCACTATGCTGGAGAT GTTACATACCAATCTGATCAGTTCCTAGACAAGAATAAGGATTATGTTGTAGCAGAACATCAAGCTTTATTGAATGCCTCGACATGCACATTCGTTGCAAATCTCTTTCCTCCATCCCAGGAGGAAACATCAAAACAATCTAAGTTCTCTTCCATTGGAACCCGATTCAAG CAACAACTGCAATCTCTAATGGAAACGCTCAGCACAACAGAACCACATTACATCAGGTGTGTGAAGCCCAACACAGTACTGAAACCTGGAATTTTTGAGAACTACAATGTTCTGAATCAGTTGAGATGTGGG GGTGTATTAGAAGCAATCAGGATAAGTTGTGCAGGATATCCAACCAAAAGAACATTTGACGAGTTCATTGACCGTTTTGGAATGTTAGTTCCAGATGTTTTAGATGG AACTGATGAGAAATCAGCATGCATGGCCATCTGTGATAGGATGGGATTAAAGGGATATCAG ATTGGGAAAACCAAAGTATTTCTTAGAGCTGGACAGATGGCTGAGCTGGATGCTCGCAGAACTGAAGTGTTAGCTAAAGCAGCGAGACTTATCCAAAGACAAATCCGTACCTATCTCACAAGAAAAGAGTTTATCACCATACGAAAAGCTGCCATAAATATGCAAAAGCTTGCAAGAG CACAACTTGCACGAAAGTTATACGAGTATATGAGAAGGGAAGCTGCTTCAATATGTGTCCAGAAGCAAGCACGAGCTCATGCAGTAAGGAAATCTTATACAAATATACAGGCATCAGCAATAGTTATTCAAACTGGACTGCGAGCTATGGCAGCTAAGAATGAATTCAGGCACAGACAACGAAACAAGGCTTCCACCAAAATTCAG ACACAATGGAGAGGAAACCATGCACTTTCTGCCTATAAGCAACAGAAGAAAGCGACACTTATACTACAATGTCTCTGGAGATCAAAGGTTGCAAGAAGGGAACTTAGAAAGCTGAAAATG GCTGCAAGAGAAACTGGGGCACTGCAAGAAGCAAAGGACAAGTTGGAGAAGCGTGTTGAAGAGCTCACATGGAGAGTAGATTTTGAGAAACACTTGAGA ATCGATCTTGAAGAAGCAAAAGGACAAGAAATTGCAAAATTGCAGAGTGCTTTGAATGAAAGGCAAGCACAGCTAGATGAAGCTCATGCAGCAATTATCCATGAGAAGGAAGCAGCAAGAATAGCTATTGAACAGGCCCCACCTGTCATAAAAGAAGTACCAGTTGTAGACAATAGCAAGCTGGAGGAATTGACTCTCCAGAACAGTGAAAAGGAG GATGAAATAAAAGAACTCAAGAGGAGGGTTGAGGAGTTTGAGCAAAAATATTTAGAAgttgagaatgaaaacaaaacaaGACTAAAGGAAGCCGAAGATTCAGCAGCAAGGCTGTCGCAACTTCAAGAGACCATCGAGAG ATTGGAACTAAACTTGTCAAACCTTGAGTCTGAGAACCAAGTTCTGAGGCAGCAAGTTTTGGCTGCACCCTCAAATGAAGACATTTCTGAAGATCTCACTAT cctcaaaaataaaatcagcGAATTGGAGTCAGAAAATAAGTTGCTTCACAGCCAGAAGATTGTCATAGAGCCTGTTTCTGTTTTGGAAAAGATGCAGCAACAAGCTAAg TGCGTTGAGAATGGACATTCAACTTTGGAGGAACCACATGAACCAACTAAAACAATACAAGAAAGAACAAAG TGCGTTGAGAATGGACATTCAACTTTGGAGGAACCACATGAACCAACTAAAACAATACAAGAAAGAACAAAG TGCGTTGAGAATGGGCATTCAACTTTGGAGGAACTACATGAACCAACTAAAACAATACAAGAAAGAACAAAG GAATCGGAGCCAAAAGCACTACCGCTAAGTAAACAAAGATCCCTGACAGACAGGCAGCAG GAGAACCATGATGCACTAATCAAATGCCTCATGGAGGACAAGCAGTTTGACCAAGGAAGATCTGTTGCAGCCTGCGCAGTTTACAAGGCATTGCTTCAATGGAGATCATTTGAAGCTGAGAAGACAACAATATTTGATAGGATTATTCACACAATACGATCATCCATGGAG AGTGAGGATAACATTAAGGATCAGGCATACTGGTTGTCAACATCTACTACTCTTTTAGCTTTTATACAAGGCACTATCAAGGCAAGCACAGTGAATTCAAGTTCACAACGAAATCGAACATCACCCACTACCTTGTTTGCTAGAATGGCACAG GGTCTCCGATCATCCTCAAGCATGGGGATCTCAAGCGGGTACAGTGGGATGGAGGGTAAGCCAAATGCACGATCAAGAATTGAAGCCAAATACCCAGCTTTACTCTTCAAGCAACACCTTACAGCGTGTGTTGAGAAGATATATGGCATGATTAGGGATAACTTGAAAAGAGAGATTACTCCATTCTTAAACCTATGCATTCAG GCACCAAGAACCACAAGGGCCAGATCAATTAGGGGATCATCTAAAACCATCCATTCAAACATACTGGCAAAGCAGCAGGCATCAAGCATACACTGGCAAAGTATTGTTAACAACTTGGACAATATGCTAAATATTCTTTcacaaaaccat GTTCCTTCTATAGTTATAAGGAAGATGTTTGCCCAAGTCTTTTCATTCATAAATGTCCAGCTTTTTAATAG TCTATTGCTTCGCCGAGAGTGCTGTTCATTCAGCAACGGAGAGTACGTGAAGGCTGGCTTGCAAGAACTTGACCAATGGTGCACTAAAGCTACAGAAGAG CTTGCTGGATCGTCATGGAACGAACTTCAACATTTACGACAAGCTGTTGGATTTCTG ATATTGCACCAAAAGACTCAAAAATCACTGGAAGATATAACAAATGACCTTTGTCCG ATCTTGAGCATTCCTCAAATCTATCGCATTGGAACAATGTTTTGGGATGACAAATATGGAAGTCATGGACTATCATCTGAG GTCATTGGCAAACTGAGAGCACTAACGGCGGAAGATTCAATCAACGTTCCTAACAACAGTTTCTTACTAGACGTGGATTCAAG CGTACCGTTTTCCATGGAAGAAATATACAGATCCTTCATCAGCATCAATATTACAAACGTCGAACCACCGATTCTTCTCCGGCAGAAATCCGACTtccattttcttcttcaaacAACAGATTGA